In a single window of the Mucilaginibacter defluvii genome:
- a CDS encoding alpha-N-arabinofuranosidase translates to MNLFGKSAKIASVMLLLAFGANAQQNTAVIRAGQNKTVISKYIYSHFAEHLGRCIYGGFYVGDTSKIPNTAGVRNDIVAALKKMKIPSLRWPGGCFADTYHWKDGIGPKDKRPSIVNKWWGGVTEDNSFGTHDFLNMCELLNTDPYLAGNIGSGTVQELADWVQYVSSDNKNPMSNLRRENGRDKPWDVRFWGVGNEAWGCGGNMTPEYYANEFKKYATFMTGDKLFRIASGANSADYHWTETLMKIIPSHLVEGVALHHYSVIDWNKKGPAVKYTEDQYFRTMKSALFMEELVTKHSAIMDKYDPQKKIALVVDEWGGWYDVEEGTNPGFLFQQNTMRDALIAGVTLNIFNNHADRVRMANLAQAINVLQAVILTDKEKMILTPTYHVLEMYNVHQDATLLPVELTTKDYVFGNEKLPAVSVSASADKAGVTHITLTNIDPKNAQEIEITLDTSAYKNLTGRILTSKTLQDYNSFSTPDKLKSVAFKEASLKGGKLKVKLPPISVVVLELKK, encoded by the coding sequence ATGAATTTATTTGGTAAATCCGCTAAAATAGCTTCGGTTATGCTGCTGCTGGCCTTTGGTGCTAACGCGCAGCAAAACACGGCTGTAATACGCGCCGGGCAAAATAAAACGGTTATCAGCAAATATATTTACAGCCATTTTGCCGAGCATTTGGGCCGTTGCATTTATGGCGGATTTTATGTGGGCGATACTTCAAAGATACCAAACACCGCAGGTGTACGTAATGATATTGTTGCCGCGCTTAAAAAGATGAAAATTCCATCGTTGCGCTGGCCGGGCGGTTGCTTTGCCGATACTTACCACTGGAAAGACGGTATCGGCCCTAAGGATAAGCGCCCATCCATCGTTAATAAATGGTGGGGTGGTGTTACAGAGGATAATAGCTTTGGTACGCACGATTTTTTAAATATGTGTGAACTGTTAAATACCGACCCATACCTGGCAGGTAACATTGGCAGCGGCACCGTGCAGGAACTGGCCGACTGGGTACAATATGTAAGTTCGGACAATAAGAATCCTATGTCGAACCTGCGCCGAGAGAACGGGCGCGACAAGCCATGGGATGTACGCTTTTGGGGGGTAGGTAACGAAGCCTGGGGCTGCGGCGGTAACATGACACCGGAATATTACGCCAACGAGTTTAAGAAATATGCCACCTTCATGACCGGTGATAAACTATTCCGTATTGCGTCGGGTGCTAATTCTGCCGATTACCATTGGACAGAAACGCTGATGAAAATCATCCCCTCACACCTGGTGGAAGGCGTTGCATTGCACCACTACTCGGTTATCGACTGGAATAAAAAAGGCCCGGCGGTAAAATATACTGAAGACCAGTATTTCCGCACCATGAAAAGCGCGCTGTTTATGGAAGAGCTGGTAACCAAGCACTCGGCTATTATGGATAAATACGATCCGCAGAAAAAAATAGCGCTGGTGGTTGATGAATGGGGCGGCTGGTACGATGTGGAAGAAGGTACCAACCCGGGATTCCTGTTTCAACAAAATACCATGCGCGACGCGCTTATTGCCGGTGTAACGCTGAACATATTTAACAACCATGCCGATAGGGTGCGTATGGCCAATCTGGCGCAAGCAATCAACGTATTGCAGGCTGTTATTTTAACTGATAAGGAAAAAATGATACTTACGCCAACCTACCACGTGCTCGAAATGTACAACGTTCATCAGGATGCGACCCTGTTGCCGGTTGAATTAACTACCAAGGACTACGTTTTCGGTAACGAAAAACTTCCGGCGGTATCGGTATCTGCATCGGCTGATAAGGCAGGCGTGACACACATCACCCTTACCAATATCGACCCAAAGAATGCACAGGAAATAGAGATTACACTGGACACTTCGGCTTATAAAAACTTAACAGGCCGTATTTTAACCTCAAAAACATTGCAGGATTATAACAGCTTTAGTACGCCTGATAAGTTGAAATCTGTGGCATTTAAGGAAGCATCACTTAAAGGTGGTAAATTAAAGGTTAAACTGCCGCCGATATCCGTAGTCGTATTAGAGCTTAAGAAATAA
- a CDS encoding aldose epimerase family protein has protein sequence MKNKSVQIIMSLVIATAITACGGPSKQTAENTDTIAADSATTNIKGTVDGKEVSLYTLKNSKGVSVVITNYGGRVVSLNVPDKDGKLTDVVLGYDSLKSYQKKGEPYFGALIGRYGNRIAKGKFTLDGKQYQLDINDGVNTLHGGFKGFFCQVWDVKKADDKTLELSYISKDGEGGYPGTLTVDVAYELTDDNELKIAYKATTDKATVVNLTNHAYFNLNGHTGAAITNHQLYINADKFTPVDNTLIPTGELDAVKGTPFDFTTAKAIGKDIEADNEQLKFGKGYDHNFVLNKTAADKPVATVSSPVTGISMDVYTTEPGLQFYSGNFLTGADKDGKGGVAYPHRSALCLETQHFPDSPNEPSFPSTVLKQGQEYKTTTTYKFSIAK, from the coding sequence ATGAAAAATAAATCTGTACAGATAATTATGAGCTTAGTAATAGCCACAGCCATCACCGCCTGCGGCGGACCCTCAAAGCAAACCGCTGAAAACACCGATACCATTGCTGCGGATAGTGCAACAACTAACATTAAAGGTACCGTTGATGGCAAAGAGGTTAGCCTGTATACCCTAAAAAATAGCAAGGGCGTAAGCGTAGTTATTACAAATTATGGCGGCCGGGTGGTGAGCCTGAATGTGCCCGACAAAGATGGTAAGCTTACCGATGTTGTTTTGGGTTACGATTCGCTTAAAAGCTATCAGAAAAAAGGTGAGCCTTATTTCGGCGCGTTGATAGGCCGTTATGGCAACCGAATAGCCAAAGGTAAATTTACCTTGGATGGCAAGCAGTATCAACTGGATATTAACGATGGTGTTAATACCCTGCATGGTGGTTTCAAAGGCTTTTTTTGCCAGGTTTGGGACGTTAAAAAGGCCGATGATAAAACACTTGAGCTAAGCTATATTTCAAAAGATGGCGAGGGTGGCTACCCGGGTACGCTTACCGTTGATGTTGCCTATGAACTAACCGATGATAACGAACTTAAAATAGCTTACAAAGCTACTACGGATAAGGCGACGGTTGTAAATTTGACCAACCATGCTTATTTTAACCTGAACGGGCATACCGGCGCGGCTATAACCAATCATCAGCTATATATTAATGCTGATAAGTTTACGCCGGTAGATAATACCTTGATCCCGACAGGTGAGTTGGATGCGGTGAAAGGAACTCCGTTTGATTTTACTACGGCTAAAGCCATCGGTAAAGATATAGAGGCTGATAACGAGCAACTAAAGTTTGGCAAGGGTTACGATCATAACTTTGTATTGAATAAAACCGCTGCCGATAAACCGGTAGCTACCGTATCAAGCCCGGTAACCGGCATCAGCATGGATGTTTATACCACCGAACCGGGATTACAATTTTACAGCGGCAACTTTTTAACCGGCGCCGACAAGGATGGAAAAGGTGGCGTAGCTTACCCGCACCGCTCCGCATTGTGCCTCGAAACCCAGCATTTCCCTGATTCACCTAATGAGCCATCTTTCCCGTCAACCGTATTAAAACAGGGGCAGGAGTATAAAACTACCACTACCTATAAATTTTCGATAGCTAAATAA
- a CDS encoding NUDIX hydrolase — translation MQKYSKQTRLLLAVDCIVFGFDGEALKILLIKRGFQPEKGNWSLMGGFVQPDESLDQASNRILKELTGLEGVYLEQLHTFGDPQRDPIERTVSVAYFALIDINKYKKQISDDYHAEWFTLKRTPKVIFDQQEMVELAKKRIRYKAAMHPILFELLPSKFTIPQLQNLYENVFNTAIDKRNFSKRVLATGLLIKLNEKDKAGSKRGAYYYQLNMHNYYSKFQAFMNFIPNPDSISAS, via the coding sequence ATGCAGAAATACTCCAAACAAACCCGTTTATTACTTGCAGTTGATTGTATTGTGTTTGGTTTTGACGGTGAAGCTTTGAAGATTTTGCTGATTAAAAGAGGCTTTCAGCCCGAAAAAGGGAACTGGAGTTTAATGGGCGGCTTTGTGCAGCCCGACGAAAGTTTAGATCAGGCATCAAACCGCATACTTAAAGAACTTACCGGACTTGAGGGCGTTTACCTGGAGCAGCTCCATACTTTTGGCGATCCGCAGCGCGACCCAATTGAGCGCACAGTATCAGTAGCTTATTTCGCGCTTATTGATATTAACAAGTATAAAAAGCAGATAAGCGACGACTATCACGCCGAGTGGTTCACGCTAAAGCGCACGCCTAAAGTAATATTCGATCAGCAGGAAATGGTGGAGCTGGCTAAAAAGCGCATTCGGTATAAAGCGGCCATGCACCCAATATTATTTGAGTTGCTGCCATCAAAGTTCACCATACCGCAATTGCAAAACCTTTACGAAAACGTTTTTAATACGGCTATTGATAAACGCAACTTTAGCAAGCGCGTGCTGGCCACAGGTTTATTAATTAAACTGAACGAAAAAGATAAAGCAGGCTCAAAACGCGGCGCATATTATTACCAGTTAAATATGCACAACTACTATTCAAAGTTCCAGGCGTTTATGAACTTCATACCTAACCCAGACAGTATTTCGGCATCCTGA
- a CDS encoding ribulokinase has protein sequence MTNKAYVIGVDYGSDSVRSVIVDAANGQEIASSVYNYPRWQKGLYCNAAENQFRQHPLDYIEGLETTIKDCLSQAGADVAALVKGIAVDTTGSTPVAVDATGHPLALRPDFKENPNAMFVLWKDHTAVDEAAEINEHATKFDTNYLKYVGGIYSSEWFWAKLLHIIRMDEEVNNALHSWVEHCDWIPFLLTGGTDVKQIKRSRCAAGHKALWAEEFDGLPPDEFFSSLDPLLTGITGKLFKDTYTSDVPAGNISQEWADKLGLPADVVVGVGAFDAHMGAVGGQIEPYYLSKVMGTSTCDMMVVPAEDIEGKTVRGICGQVNGSVIPGMIGLEAGQSAFGDTYAWFKNLVSWPINNLLSQSKLIDEATAEKLKEEIAEQIIPELSRQAALLPIESDNELAIDWFNGRRTPDANQLLTGAIAGLNLGSDAPRVFRALAEATCFGAKSIVDRFIDEGIPVKGIIGIGGVAKKSPFVMQMMADVLGMPIRIHQFKHTCALGAAMFATVASGVYSSTEEAMEAMGRGFDVEYIPNADNAAIYANRYQQYKALGADIAKQITANQANTVTA, from the coding sequence ATGACCAATAAAGCATATGTGATCGGCGTCGACTACGGGTCAGACTCCGTGCGCTCGGTTATTGTTGACGCTGCCAACGGGCAGGAAATAGCCTCATCAGTATACAATTATCCACGCTGGCAAAAGGGCCTTTACTGCAATGCAGCCGAGAACCAGTTCCGTCAGCATCCGCTCGATTATATCGAAGGTTTGGAAACTACCATAAAAGATTGTTTAAGCCAGGCTGGCGCTGATGTTGCCGCGCTGGTTAAAGGTATAGCCGTTGATACAACCGGCTCTACCCCTGTTGCGGTTGACGCGACAGGCCATCCGCTGGCGCTGCGCCCCGACTTTAAGGAGAACCCTAACGCCATGTTTGTTTTATGGAAAGACCATACCGCCGTTGATGAGGCAGCCGAGATAAACGAACATGCCACGAAGTTTGATACCAACTACCTTAAATATGTAGGCGGCATCTATTCGTCCGAATGGTTTTGGGCAAAATTGCTGCACATTATCCGCATGGATGAAGAAGTGAACAACGCCCTGCACTCGTGGGTAGAGCATTGCGACTGGATACCTTTTTTGCTTACCGGCGGTACCGATGTTAAGCAAATTAAACGCAGCCGTTGCGCTGCCGGCCATAAAGCCCTTTGGGCCGAAGAATTTGACGGCTTACCGCCGGATGAGTTCTTTTCATCATTAGACCCGTTGCTGACTGGCATTACCGGTAAACTTTTTAAAGACACTTATACCTCTGATGTTCCGGCAGGGAACATCAGCCAGGAGTGGGCCGATAAATTAGGCTTACCTGCCGATGTGGTTGTAGGTGTTGGCGCGTTTGATGCGCACATGGGCGCCGTAGGCGGCCAGATTGAGCCTTATTACCTGAGCAAGGTAATGGGTACCTCAACCTGCGATATGATGGTGGTTCCGGCTGAGGATATTGAAGGTAAAACCGTACGCGGTATCTGCGGACAGGTTAATGGCTCTGTTATACCAGGCATGATCGGTTTAGAAGCCGGTCAGTCAGCCTTCGGCGATACTTATGCCTGGTTTAAAAACCTGGTAAGCTGGCCAATTAACAATTTGCTAAGCCAATCAAAACTGATAGATGAAGCTACCGCCGAAAAACTAAAAGAGGAAATAGCCGAGCAGATCATCCCTGAACTAAGCCGCCAGGCCGCTTTATTACCGATTGAAAGTGATAATGAACTGGCTATCGACTGGTTCAACGGCCGCCGCACGCCGGATGCTAACCAGCTGCTTACCGGCGCAATTGCCGGCTTAAACCTTGGCAGCGATGCGCCGCGTGTTTTCCGTGCGTTAGCTGAGGCTACCTGCTTTGGCGCCAAAAGTATTGTTGATCGTTTTATTGACGAAGGCATTCCGGTTAAGGGCATCATCGGCATTGGCGGCGTTGCCAAAAAATCGCCGTTTGTAATGCAAATGATGGCTGACGTACTAGGCATGCCTATCCGCATTCACCAGTTTAAACATACCTGCGCGCTTGGTGCAGCCATGTTCGCCACAGTGGCGTCGGGCGTATACTCATCAACAGAAGAAGCGATGGAAGCGATGGGCCGTGGTTTTGATGTGGAGTACATTCCTAATGCGGATAACGCTGCAATCTACGCCAACCGATACCAGCAATACAAAGCCTTGGGCGCCGATATTGCTAAACAAATTACCGCTAACCAGGCAAATACTGTTACAGCATGA
- a CDS encoding L-ribulose-5-phosphate 4-epimerase, which yields MSKKYHDIRESAYEANMQLPKLGLVLFTFGNVSAADREERVFAIKPSGVPYEKLSPKKMVIVDFDGNIVDGDLRPSSDTKTHAVLYTHWENINGIVHTHSTYATAWAQTQRDIPIFGTTHADHLTVDVPCAPPMDDEMIKGDYEHETGFQIMNCFKEKGLSYEDVEMILVGNHAPFTWGKTADKAVYNSAVLESVAQMAYLTEQIKPMAPRLKDALIKKHFERKHGPNSYYGQ from the coding sequence ATGAGCAAAAAATATCATGATATAAGAGAGAGCGCTTACGAAGCCAACATGCAGCTACCTAAATTGGGCTTAGTGCTGTTTACTTTCGGTAACGTTAGCGCTGCCGACCGTGAGGAACGCGTATTTGCTATCAAGCCAAGCGGCGTACCTTACGAGAAGCTATCACCAAAGAAAATGGTGATTGTTGATTTTGACGGCAATATTGTTGACGGCGATCTACGCCCATCATCGGACACCAAAACACATGCTGTTTTATACACGCATTGGGAAAACATCAACGGCATTGTACACACACATTCCACTTACGCTACAGCATGGGCGCAAACACAGCGCGATATACCTATTTTCGGCACCACACATGCCGATCACCTTACGGTTGATGTACCCTGTGCCCCGCCTATGGATGACGAGATGATCAAGGGAGATTATGAGCATGAAACCGGTTTCCAGATCATGAACTGCTTTAAGGAGAAAGGCCTTAGCTATGAGGATGTGGAAATGATACTGGTAGGCAACCACGCCCCTTTTACCTGGGGAAAAACTGCCGACAAGGCCGTATACAACAGCGCCGTTTTAGAGAGCGTTGCACAAATGGCTTACCTTACCGAGCAAATAAAGCCTATGGCGCCGCGCCTTAAGGATGCCCTGATAAAAAAGCACTTTGAACGTAAACATGGCCCTAACTCTTATTACGGCCAATAA